The Elusimicrobiota bacterium DNA window TCAAGAAGTATTGGGCCTGCTTTTTTGCTTGCGGCCTGCAATGCCATGCTTCCGGCCATTTTAAAAGCCATTTCTGATGAATCAACTTCGTGGTAAGAACCGTCAACTAAAGTAACTTTACAATTAATTAAAGGATAGCCTGCCAGCGGACCCCTTGTCATGGCTTCTACAATTCCCTGTTCAATAGCAGGAATATATTCTTTTGGAACAGACCCGCCTTTTATTTTATCGACAAATTCAAACTCAGCAGCCGGTTCAAGTTCAATTTCTGCGTGCCCGTATTGGCCGCGGCCGCCTGATTGTTTGATATACTTCCCTTCTGCTTCGACTTTTTTGGTAATGGTTTCCCTGTAAGCAACCTGCGGGTTACCTACTTTTGCATCGACATTAAATTCTCTTTTTAATCTGTCTATGGCAATTTCAAGGTGTAATTCTCCCATACCCGAAATAATCGTCTGGCTTGTTTCTTCGTCAATTTTGAGCCTGAAAGTCGGATCTTCTTCGGTTAAGCGGCCTAAAGCGTAAGACAGTTTCTCGGAATCTGCCTTAGTTTTTGGTTCTACGGCAACGCTTATAACCGGCTCGGGGAAATGCATTTGTTCGAATGAAATCGGAAATTTTCTATCACAAACCGTATCACCGGTATTCGTGTCTTTTAATCCTACAATAGCGACAATATCTCCGGTTTTACATTCTTTTATCTCTGCCCGGGTATTAGCATGCATTCTCATTATCCTGGAAATTCTTTCCTGTTTGCTTTTTCTTGTGTTATAAACTATTTCCCCGCTGGTGATTTTACCCGAATAAACCCTGATATAAACAAGCCTTCCGATGAACGGGTCAACCTGTATCTTAAAAGCTAATGCCGCAAAAGGGCCTTCTGTTGAATGTGCACGGGGCTCTTCTTTCCCGGTAAACGGATTAAGCCCGTGTATGTCTTGCAAATCTGCGGGCGAAGGCAAATAATCAATAACAGCGTCGAGAATAGGCTGCACGCCTCTATTTTTAAATGATGAGCCGCAAAATACAGGGAAAAATTTGCATGCAATTGTCGCTTTACGCACAGCCGCTTTTAATTCCTGATTTGTGGGCTGTTCGCCTGCAACAAATTTTGTCATAATGCTTTCTTCTATCTCAGCCATTTTTTCGAACAATATATCTCTGCATTTTTTTACTTCTGCTTTATATTCTTCCGGTATTTCTTTTGTCTCATAACCCATGTCAGCTGTTTTTTCTTCTTCCCAGACATAGGCTTTCTCTTCCAGTATATCGATAACACCCATTAAATGCTCATCTTTACCCAGAGGCAACTGCATTACAAGCGGCTCTGCGATTAGTTTCTTCTTTATCTGTGCGATAGTATCCTGAAAATCCGCGCCTATACGGTCCATTTTATTGACAAAAATCAATCTTGGAACATGGTAGCGGTTTGCCTGGCGCCATACAGTCTCAGACTGGGGCTCAACACCGTTTGCTCCGTCAAAAATAACAATACAGCCGTCTAATATTCTTAAAGAACGCTCCACTTCCATGGTAAAATCAACATGGCCCGGAGTATCTATAATGTTTATCTGGCAATCTTTCCAATATGACGTAGTGGCCGCGGATTGAATAGTTATGCCTCGTTCTCTTTCCTGAACCATCCAGTCCATGGTTGCAGTACCTTCATGAACCTCGCCGATACGGTGAATTCTTCCTGTATAGTAAAGGATGCGTTCGGTCGTAGTAGTCTTGCCGGCGTCAATATGCGCGACTAACCCGATATTCCTGATTTTATCTAATGTAAAATTTTTATCCATCTGTTTTTACCATCTATAATGGGCAAAAGCTTTGTTTGCATCTGCCATTTTATGAGTATCTTCCCTTTTTTTCATCGCAGAGCCTTCTTTCTTGTAGGCCGCCATTAATTCATCTGCAAGTTTTTTATGCATCGGTACGCCTTTCTTTTCCTGGGCATACTGTATTAACCATCTCATCGCTATTGTTTCGCTTCTCTCGCGTGCCGTCTCAACAGGTACCTGATAAGTAGCTCCGCCTACACGCCTGGCTTTTACTTCCAGCAGCGGCCTTACATTTTCTATCGCTTGTATAAAAACCTTTAACGGGTCTTCTTTTAATTTATCTTTGATCAAATTGAATGCGCTATAGATTATTCTTTCAGCTACAGACTTCTGCCCGCTGAAATTTAATTTGTTTAAAAATTTTCCTAAGAGCACGCTATTATACCTGGCATCAGGCATAAAGTTTTTTCTTCTTTCTTTTGGTCTAAGCGGTTTTCTTGGCATATTTTCCTATCCTACTTTTGGCATTTTCGCGCCGTATTTTGATCTTCCCTGTTTTCTTCCGTCTACCCCGCCGGCATCCAGCACGCCGCGGATAATATGATACCTGACACCCGGCAAATCTTTAACTCTTCCGCCTCTTACCAGAACAATTGAATGTTCCTGCAGATTGTGGCCGACTCCAGGTATATATGCTGTAACTTCCACTCCGGTGGTCAGTTTCACCCTGGCCACTTTTCTTAAAGCAGAATTTGGCTTTTTAGGAGTTGTTGTGTAAACACGGGTACATACGCCTCTGCGCTGCGGGCACCCTCTGAGCGCCGGTGACTTTGTTTTTATTCCTTCTTTTGTTCGTCCAAATTTTACTAATTGATTTACTGTTGGCATTAAATCCGTCCTTTAATTCTCTACTTCAGCCACTACCAGTTGTTTATTCAACCCTGTGCCTACCGGTATTAAATGGCCGATTACTACATTTTCTTTTAAGCCTTTTAGATTATCTACCTGGCCCAGGGTTGCAGCCTCGGTTAATATTCTTGTCGTTTCCTGGAAACTTGCCGCTGATATAAAAGACTCGCTGGATAACGATGCTTTTGTTATACCTAACAAAATCGGCTGCATCTCAGGAATTTTTATTTTCTTTGCTTCTTCATTGCCTTTTTCTCTCTTAACTTTTTTCTTCAATTCTTCCAAGCGGCTGCATTCTTCTTCATATTGCCTGTGAGAAACTATTTCGTCAGAAAGAAATTTGCTGGAACCGGGGTGTGTTGTCCTGACGTTTGATAACATCTGCCGGACTATGGCTTCTATATGTTTATCGTTTACGGTAACACCCTGTAACCTGTAAACCTGCTGAATTTCATTAACAAGAAATTCCTGCACTTCCTTTGAACCCTTCACTTTAAGGATATCGTGCGGGTCAACAGCACCGTCTGTAAGCGGCTCTCCGGCGCCGACTTTATCACCTTCATAAATCAGAAGATGTCTTCCCGTAGGAATGACATACTCTCTTGACATGCCGGATTGTTCATTGACTATATTAACTTTCGGCGTACCTTTTAATGTTAAGCTGACTTTTACTATTCCGTCGATCTCAGATATTACCGCGGCGCTTTTAGGATGCCTGGCTTCGAATAACTCCAATACTCTCGGCAATCCGCCGGTTATATCTTTTGTTTTTACAACTTCCTGGGGTATTTTTGCTAAAATATCGCCTTCCTGCACTTTATCCCCGTTGTTGATAACTAATATAGTGTCTATGGGTATCGGGTAAGTTGAAACTCTTTTTCCGTTTTTTGATACCACTATCTGGGGATGAAGCTTTTCACCCCTGTACTCAACTATGGTATTTTCGATTAAGCCGGTGCTCTTGCTTTTTTCTTTATGCATAGTTTTTCCGTCGATAATATCTTCAAATTCCGCCGTGCCTTCATATTCAGAAATAATGGGCAGCGCGTACTGGTCCCACTCGGCTATCATTTCGCCTTTCTTTACCTTATCTCCGTCTTTTATTTTCATTCTTGAGCCGAAAGGCAGTTTGTATACATTCCTTTTCTTTGAACCTGTATCTGAAAGAACCATTTCGCTGTTACGGGTTAGCACTACGAAAAATCCTTCTCTGTTTTTTACAGCCTTAAAATTATAAAACTTTACTATTGAATCATTTTCTGCGAATATCTGTGATTTTCTTACTACGCGGCTTGCTGTTCCTCCGATGTGAAAGGTTCTTAAGGTAAGCTGAGTCCCGGGTTCTCCTATTGATTGAGCCGCAATTATTCCGGTAGCTTCTCCGACTTCAACAAATTTTCCGGTTGCAAGATTTACTCCGTAACATTTTGCGCAAATGCCTTCTTTCGATTCACACGTAAGTATAGAACGGATTCTGATCTGTTCTATGCCGGCCTGAGCTACTTTCTTGGCCTGATCAAATGTTATTACTTCGCCTTCTTTAACAATTGTTTCCTCTTTTGGCTCACCTTGGGCATCTGTAACAATCCAGGTTACGTTATCCAGGGCCACGCGGCCGACAATTCTTTCTTCAAGCGGTTCGATTAATTCTTCACCGCTCTGAAGCGCGCCGATTTTTACTCCGTTTATTGTGCCGCAATCTTCTTCAGTAATGACCACATTATGCGCAACATCTACTAGTTTTCTTGTAAGATATCCTGCATCAGCAGTTTTCAAGGCAGTATCTGCAAGTCCTTTTCTTCCGCCATGCGTTGAAATAAAATATTCAAGAATTGTAAGGCCTTCACGGAAATTCGAAATAACCGGAGATTCAATAATTTCGCCGACCTGCCCGGTAATCTTTTTCTGCGGTTTTGCCATCAATCCCCTCATGCCGGCAAGCTGCCTTACCTGCTGCTGATTGCCTCTTGCTCCTGAATAAGCCATCATATAGACAGGATTGAACCTGGGCATGTTTGGATCATATGGTTTGTCGCCTTCTTTGCGCATATTTTCAAACATCATATCTGAAACTTTGTCTGTTACATGCATCCAACGGTCAATAACTTTATTATATCTTTCTGTTTCAGTTATCAAACCGGTTTTTGCCTGTTTTTCAATTTCAGCAATATCTTTATTTGTGGTTTTTATAATCTCATCTTTTTCTTTAGGCGTAATCATATCTGATACACCAATGGACATTCCGGAAATCGTAGCGTACTTGAATCCCATCTTCTTTAAATCGTC harbors:
- the fusA gene encoding elongation factor G encodes the protein MDKNFTLDKIRNIGLVAHIDAGKTTTTERILYYTGRIHRIGEVHEGTATMDWMVQERERGITIQSAATTSYWKDCQINIIDTPGHVDFTMEVERSLRILDGCIVIFDGANGVEPQSETVWRQANRYHVPRLIFVNKMDRIGADFQDTIAQIKKKLIAEPLVMQLPLGKDEHLMGVIDILEEKAYVWEEEKTADMGYETKEIPEEYKAEVKKCRDILFEKMAEIEESIMTKFVAGEQPTNQELKAAVRKATIACKFFPVFCGSSFKNRGVQPILDAVIDYLPSPADLQDIHGLNPFTGKEEPRAHSTEGPFAALAFKIQVDPFIGRLVYIRVYSGKITSGEIVYNTRKSKQERISRIMRMHANTRAEIKECKTGDIVAIVGLKDTNTGDTVCDRKFPISFEQMHFPEPVISVAVEPKTKADSEKLSYALGRLTEEDPTFRLKIDEETSQTIISGMGELHLEIAIDRLKREFNVDAKVGNPQVAYRETITKKVEAEGKYIKQSGGRGQYGHAEIELEPAAEFEFVDKIKGGSVPKEYIPAIEQGIVEAMTRGPLAGYPLINCKVTLVDGSYHEVDSSEMAFKMAGSMALQAASKKAGPILLEPIMKIEVVTPEEFIGDVMADLNSRRGKIESMENKNGLCTISGHVPLAQIFGYATTLRSLSQGRANYSMEPAQYERVPKNISDGLLPKTTV
- the rpsG gene encoding 30S ribosomal protein S7 yields the protein MPRKPLRPKERRKNFMPDARYNSVLLGKFLNKLNFSGQKSVAERIIYSAFNLIKDKLKEDPLKVFIQAIENVRPLLEVKARRVGGATYQVPVETARERSETIAMRWLIQYAQEKKGVPMHKKLADELMAAYKKEGSAMKKREDTHKMADANKAFAHYRW
- the rpsL gene encoding 30S ribosomal protein S12 is translated as MPTVNQLVKFGRTKEGIKTKSPALRGCPQRRGVCTRVYTTTPKKPNSALRKVARVKLTTGVEVTAYIPGVGHNLQEHSIVLVRGGRVKDLPGVRYHIIRGVLDAGGVDGRKQGRSKYGAKMPKVG
- the rpoC gene encoding DNA-directed RNA polymerase subunit beta', with the protein product MAYNFLKKKTAPQFNFYDFDSIKITVASPENIRSWAYGEVKKPETINYRTFKPERDGLFCERIFGPVRDWECNCGKYKFVKHKGIICDRCGVEVTEARVRRERMGHIELAVPVSHIWFLRKPPSKIGMFLEMPLIDLERVIYYLRYLVLEDVKDSSGKVVIKEKSLLTPEEYNKYRMEFKDKLKADIGAGAIRRLLEKIDIKKEIEKIENILRKTQSEAERARMTRRFRIFEGFQNSNMKPEWMIMTVLPVIPPDLRPLVLLEGSKFATSDLNDLYRRIINRNNRLKHIQSLKAPEIMINNEKRLLQEAVDALIENGSRVNPVVGAGNRPLKSFSDILKGKQGRFRQNLLGKRVDYSGRSVVVVGPNLKLHQCGLPKEMAVELFKPFLLHELIKQENITLKAAKRILEKQQSEIWSILEKIIKKHPVMLNRAPTLHRISIQAFEPVLVEGKAISLHPLTCAAFNADFDGDQMAVHVPLSPEAQLEARILMMAPVNIFSPASGKPIAVASQDMVLGLAYMTSMKNGEKGEGSVFAGINDVVSAYQRGLINLHAKIKVYGINKITEEGIKDYHDTSKWTSYTTCGRVLFNEVLPESMRFVNKPINKKELVVLVEHCYRVLGHHRTVIFLDDLKKMGFKYATISGMSIGVSDMITPKEKDEIIKTTNKDIAEIEKQAKTGLITETERYNKVIDRWMHVTDKVSDMMFENMRKEGDKPYDPNMPRFNPVYMMAYSGARGNQQQVRQLAGMRGLMAKPQKKITGQVGEIIESPVISNFREGLTILEYFISTHGGRKGLADTALKTADAGYLTRKLVDVAHNVVITEEDCGTINGVKIGALQSGEELIEPLEERIVGRVALDNVTWIVTDAQGEPKEETIVKEGEVITFDQAKKVAQAGIEQIRIRSILTCESKEGICAKCYGVNLATGKFVEVGEATGIIAAQSIGEPGTQLTLRTFHIGGTASRVVRKSQIFAENDSIVKFYNFKAVKNREGFFVVLTRNSEMVLSDTGSKKRNVYKLPFGSRMKIKDGDKVKKGEMIAEWDQYALPIISEYEGTAEFEDIIDGKTMHKEKSKSTGLIENTIVEYRGEKLHPQIVVSKNGKRVSTYPIPIDTILVINNGDKVQEGDILAKIPQEVVKTKDITGGLPRVLELFEARHPKSAAVISEIDGIVKVSLTLKGTPKVNIVNEQSGMSREYVIPTGRHLLIYEGDKVGAGEPLTDGAVDPHDILKVKGSKEVQEFLVNEIQQVYRLQGVTVNDKHIEAIVRQMLSNVRTTHPGSSKFLSDEIVSHRQYEEECSRLEELKKKVKREKGNEEAKKIKIPEMQPILLGITKASLSSESFISAASFQETTRILTEAATLGQVDNLKGLKENVVIGHLIPVGTGLNKQLVVAEVEN